TTTTTTACGTGTTTTAATTGTTAATAGTAGTGTAATTGTTGTACCATCGTAGGATAGTAGCTTTCCTTCAAACATCTTTTCACCATCGATCGGCTCATATGTTTTAATTGCCACTTGCTTTCCTACCGCTTGCTGGAAGTCTTTTTCTTTCTTTAATGGGCGTTCCGCTCCAGGAGATGATACATCCAAAAAGTAAAGATGAGGAATTGGATCCTCTTTATCTAAAGCTTCGCTTAAACGTTCACTTACCGCTCCGCATTCTTCAATGTCTACTCCTGTCTCTGAATCGAT
This sequence is a window from Bacillus pseudomycoides DSM 12442. Protein-coding genes within it:
- the rimP gene encoding ribosome maturation factor RimP, which translates into the protein MDKKVTEVVEALAQPIVEELNLELVDVEYVKEGKDWFLRVSIDSETGVDIEECGAVSERLSEALDKEDPIPHLYFLDVSSPGAERPLKKEKDFQQAVGKQVAIKTYEPIDGEKMFEGKLLSYDGTTITLLLTIKTRKKEIQIPMDKVANARLAVTF